AGACAGCAGAAAACCTTTGCGGTATGCATAAAATCCAAGATGTTTATAGTATGTCGGTTTTTCATCCATTTCTGGATTTCTCTGGAAAGGAATGGGAGACCTGGAAAAATAGAGCGCATTATTATCCCTGTCAAAGACGGTCTTAACATGATTTGGGTCTTCAATTTCTTCGGGTCTAATAATTTTATAGATCAGTGTTGACATGGGTAAAGCGGGATCCTCAAGCAATGGCCCAGCCACCTGTTCTATGACCTCTGCTGCAAAAAGAGGTTGATCTCCCTGGATGTTCACCACAACATCATGCTCTGAAATTTCCAGTAGTTCTGCCGCTTCAGCCAGCCTGTCTGACCCGGAGACATGATCGTTACGAGTCATGACGACTTCTCCTGCAAACCCTCGAACACAATCGGCTATTCTTGTATCATCCGTTGCCACAACAACCCTGCTTAACAGCGATACCGCCTTTGCCCGTTCAACCACGTGTTGAATCATAGGTTTGCCAGCAATAAGAGCAAGCGGTTTGCCT
The DNA window shown above is from Desulfomarina profundi and carries:
- the kdsB gene encoding 3-deoxy-manno-octulosonate cytidylyltransferase, which produces MAQTKPEVIAIIPARYKSNRFKGKPLALIAGKPMIQHVVERAKAVSLLSRVVVATDDTRIADCVRGFAGEVVMTRNDHVSGSDRLAEAAELLEISEHDVVVNIQGDQPLFAAEVIEQVAGPLLEDPALPMSTLIYKIIRPEEIEDPNHVKTVFDRDNNALYFSRSPIPFQRNPEMDEKPTYYKHLGFYAYRKGFLLSFVALPEGEWERYEKLEQLRALEYGYKIKVTITKHDSIEVDTLRIL